Genomic DNA from Oryza sativa Japonica Group chromosome 5, ASM3414082v1:
CCGGATCGAGCACATcctagtattataaatatgaaCAGGATCAAACATATCCTAGTATTACGAATATGAACAAGAGTAACCATGAACAAACTCCTATCCAAATTCAAAGTAGTAAGatctatgtccagattcgtagcacTAGAATATGCTCAATtctattttgggatggagagaaaGTAGCTACCTATATcaattatattaattatttagcCTCAACGAACATGGCACCTTGCACGTACGTTCAGCTGTAAATGTTCTTTGCTGATTGCTAACCAGAAGAGAAGAAACCCTGGCAGCTCGATGGCAATACCTTGATTCCTTAAACAAAGACGCATGCAACTGCCAGTCCCTGCTAACATGCCCATGGTAAAAACGGACATTTGGAAACGGAGGCGCGCCGAACATGCCCAGAACATGCATCATGTCCCTCATCCTGTTCGTTGACTTCAACCATGTGCCGATCGAACCGTGTAGTTGGTCTATCTCTATATAAGCTCACACAAATCTGATCTGTCACCACGGATAAAGATCGGACAGAGAGGTGGGAAGGATAAGGATTTCCGGGAAAATGGACAAGACGGTGatcgtcgtctccgccgtcgtcggGTCCCTGGGGTTGCTGAGCGCCATTCTGGGATTCGCCGCCGAGAGCACAAAGATCACTGTAAGCACATTGCCGATCTCTCTCCTGGCCCCTGAAGCGTACGTTCTTGCTTCATTGGAATGGATGCGCCGTGGCGCATATACGTGGCCAACAACTGACAGTTGAACGATCGATTTTGCAGATTTCGGACGTGCGGGTTTCCGGCGACGAGTGCCTGTACCCGCAGAACCCCTCGCTAAGGCTGGGGCTCTGCGCCGCCGTATTGCTGCTTCTGGCGCAGGTCACCGTGTCCGCcatcggcggctgcggctgctgctgcggcaaCGGCAAGCCCCGCGGCATCCCGTCCTCCAAGACCAACCGGGTCGTCGGCATCGTCTTCGCCGTTGCCTCATGGTGAGCAAATTAAGCACGCAGCGACGACTGCTTTCATGCGCAACCTCGGTGTGGTCTCACGACAAGTGTCGCGTGCgttcgtgcgtgcgtgcgtacaGGATAGCGGCGGTGATCGCCGTAGTGCTGTTCGTGGAGGGGGCGGCGTGGAACGCCAACGTGGCGAGGGACACCGCGCCGGTGTGCTACTTCCTCAAGGACGGCGTCTtcgcggccgcggccgtgcTGGCCCTCGCCGCCACGGCGCTCGGTGTCGCCTCCTACGTCATGCTCCGCAGGCAGctgcccgacgacgacgacgacgcaccgGCGGGCGCGGTCGCGTCCTGGAGGCAGCCGCTGCTGCACTCCGGGATCGCGATGGGCCACCCGCAGTTCCCGCCGCATCCTCAATGGCATTCGCAGGTTTAGCACGGTGTCAACCGCGGATGAATCGGAACAGCCTACGTGTGAAGTCAAACCAGAGAGTTCAATCTGAATCGAGCTGGATGCGGCTAGAGAACTACTGATTCATACTCGACTGCGGGTCCATCGACTTAGTCGAGTCAAACATAAACAGTAGTAGTAGAAATCCAGTAGTCGATCATTTTCCATCTTGAACTTTGCTTGATGTATCAATTACTCTGCAATCACATGTCCACACCCTAAGCAAACAAGATTGTGAATAATATCGTAGAAATTAAAGGGATCCTAATGGAGAGGTTTGATAATTTGAAGTAAGGCAGGCGGGTCAGCCCAACACACTTTTGGGCCAAGCTATAGATGGTGAAAATCTATACTTCATAGACTCATAGTGGACTTCTATTCTCAGGCCTcgggccatggccatggcttaGGTGGCTCAAGGCCTCGGTCCGTCTCTGATAGGTCCCAATTTGCGAAgcgttttaaaatttttttagtaGGAACGAAATCATTATGATGTAACCTATTCATCCCTCCAAGTTAGTAATTGtgcatttttatattttggtgtGACAATATAAAAACAATATAAATTGCTCGAAATGATAATAATTAATGACACTCAAAAGATTGCTGAATCGACGGAGCTGCATGGAGACTTACATTGATCGTGGAACTCCAACTTTGGGGGTCTGAATTTCACTTTGCCGCTAAACAAACTAAGTATAATAGCCACTAGTTCAAAAAGAAAACTTTGACACATCGACCACCTCCAAATTACCGCACAAGCTCTGCTACTATGTGTTACCATCAgcatttttaataaaattataatgAGACCATACCTCAAACCAAATAGGTCAAGGGCCCAAGGTGTAGGACCAAAAGGCCACTTCACTGCCCCTGTATTCTTTGCTGCGTTCGGCAGCATGATATTGTGAGATAGTTTGTTTCGTTTTTCACACGCACGCTttccgaactactaaacggtgtattttttttacaaaagttttctatataaaagttgccttaaaaatcatattaattcatttttgaagtttaaaatagtttgtaTTGTTAAGATACTAGCCCAACTCAACAGGCTAGCTAAGAGCTCACTCCAATCTTGAGTTCACCCCTAATTCGAGTGCATGCGCTATTATATTAAGTTGCGTACGTGCCGCGGGAAATTCGGACtctgatccaaaaaaaaaaatgctctgAGCTTTTAACTTGTGCCTCAAACTTTTATTTCAAAATCACAAACTTTCATCTTAAAATCACATAACCTTCAATCCAAAAAtttaaactttcatctaaaaatCACAAAACATCTAATTATTCGAGATCTAAAACTTTATTCTCAAAATCACAAAACTTTCAATTAAAACATAAAACTTTTATCTTAAAAATCACAAAACTTCAACcaagaaaaatcaaataattgTCATCTACATACTCAACCTTAGACGTCTCCACGATTCCTCCCTCTTTTAAGTTGGCCTCAGCTATCACTGCATTCCTGGTTGTGGTACCCAGCCACCAACCAAGGCTGTATCCAGTGGCGAAGCTAAGTAGTGTTATGGGGGTTCCTGGGCACCCGGTTGCAAAAGAAAATTTAGTGCTTAATACCCCTTCGTAATCATATGTGCATCCCCCTCAGCCAAGTTTGGTGTACCCCCACGCTAGAAATCAGGCCATTGAAGCACGAACGGCCTACAACCACAACCTCAGTAGGAGCCCAATTCAGTCCTACTTGCCGCATCACCGTGAGGACGTACGCACACGCACGCCTcttctcgtttttttttctttctggcgACTCGCTCTTCCTCTTTTTCCCTACCAACGCCAACGCCTCTTGCCGCCAATGTCACAATTAATCCTGGATGAATAATCGATGCCTTAGCAAGATGAAAGGATGTCACCGAGGATGGGCATaggcaattcttttttttagaagagAAGGTTTTTTTTACCCAACCTTTATATGTCttatatccaaccggatatatagaGCCTAAATTAGGAATTTAGCCTATCAAATAAGGAACTTACTCTgaaataacccaatctgaaattcgctacTACGGAGATTTAAACTCAGGACCTTGGTGTGCTACTCacgtcactgcaaccactaggctataGGGCACAGGCAATTCCTTGCCTCCTCTatcttttgttcttttttacTAATTCTTTACCAGTCAATCAATTCATTGGAAGAGCTCCTTCACCGTGAGATATAAGTTTTCAATTACGTGATAatagctctctttttttttcggatCGAATGGTTATGGTTAGTGCAGTTTTTATCTATGCTTCTTTGTTAGTGCACTCCACTGTTATCGTTGATGATAACAACGCGAAAAAACATTATAATTTACTATAATATTGCTTTAAAATATATACATTGTACTATATAGTGGTGCACCCCCCTCCattcttctctagctccgccctTGGCTGTATCGCTTCTTCCTGCATGCGGAGGTCACGTAGTCTGCGCCTGCATCACCGCGTTCATGCGGAGGTCGCGGCGTCATCCCTGATCAGCGTCGCCCTGTGTCCTTGCAACTTCACCAGTCTTTCTCGATCTCTGCCCAGTTGTTTGCCTCCCCTTCTTCGGAAATGGCGCCATAGCTCGTCGGCTACTTGCCCTTTCTTGTCTGGTGCTGCTTGTCTCGTCATCTATGGAGAAGATGATGTTGTAGTTTGCCGGCTGCCTATCCTTAGCGCTACTCTCACTGCCATTAACCCGGGGTGCGGGGATCCGGTGAGGGCAAGGACGGGAATTGTTTTGCACCCGATCTATGCTGAGGGGGCAGGGACGGGCACATGGGTGCTCTTTCCCAACTTAGCCCGGACTTGTCTTGTTGCCACACctagataaggttgaggagcTAGGGTGTGGTGGTGCCACATGGCTAGATAAACACGGTAGATGGACATGGAGGAGCTAAGGGTTACAGGACCACATCAAGAGTGGAGAGGGATGGAAAATAGTCGGGGATGGAGACTGGGACAATGACCGTGGCTAGGCATTCGTGATGAAGCTAATGGATGGGTGAGGGCGAGCCCCTTTATGGCTAGATCTGTCAGCTAACAATAGAATCATAAGTGTGGGGGCACATTGAGAAGTCAAATAAAAATGAGAGACGAGCCATGGAAACTAGAAGATAACGAGAACCTTCGATCTCTTTGGACCATATccataaaataaaattcatgCGTCTAACGTTGCGTTGTTCTTATGGACCGAGTATGTGCCCCACACAGCTACACcaaatacaaatataattttgagTAAGAGTCATATgaagatttaaaattttaatagtgTGGGAAGTTCTGAAATTTCTTAGTTTTAGACATTCACCTATTCATTTTTTGGTGATAATTCAGCGGTGTGCCTTCGGCCCAAGACTCCAAGAGGACGGAAGGCGGAACTACCCCAGAGAATCCGGAGACAGTTTTAGCCCAATCAGACCTCAGAAGGTGGGCCTCAATAGTCAGTAACGAGTTTTCACAAACGACCAGCTGACGCTCGCGGTCGCGCTGCGCTGGTGCGGTGGTGCCTGGTGCACCTCCTCTTTGGCGCACGGCACAATCTCGATTCTCGAGCcctccccccgcgcgcgcgtatAGCTCGCGGCGCACGGGCGGTCGGGTCTTCACGCGGCCACGGGCGAAATGAGCCGCGCAAAATCGTGGCACTCCGCGCGCTTCTCTGAActgccgccggcgcggccacTACTACGCGCGCGGGGGTCAGCCTATTCCAAAATCCAAAGTCGTCGCTAAAagagtagttttttttctccaaaccaTGCGTGGTGCAACAGCGATATGGACTCGATCTACTGCCCCGATGGACCTTAGCTTAACACGGCTAGTTCTGGTCAATGCCGAGGTACAACGCAACGGAGAGGCTCGCAGCCTGCATGATCTGGCTACCAATGGGTTTTTTTCTCCCAAAATTAGTTGGTGGTGGCCATTATAGTGGCCGTTGACACAACAGAGTATATCAGAAGCGCGCCGTAACAAGTAGAATACGGGGGCATTGTCAAATGTGTACACGGTCTTAAAATTATAAAGGACAACTAGATAGAAGAAGCAGAAGCTATGTGCGCCAGCTGCAGCGCAACTGTGTCTAAAGAAACTCCTTTCCCTGTATATATAAAACAAGAGCAAACAGAATGTATTAAGCTTGAAACAGAAAACTGGGTCAACTCGATCATATGCACAATCCTGATATTAATTAACAATGCTTGTGATCATGGGGAGCCATGTGAGTGCCGTGGGTGACTTTGGACTTGGTCcatgtagtatatatttttaagtttgacaatGAGGATaagttataaatattactaagTTGTACATACCAGGCGCTACATAGTTTAACctaattatctaaaaaaacatagTTTAACCTAAAGTCTATGATAACGTAAGTGAATTGTTCGTTTTCCTCGTCAGTTTAAACTTTGGCAAATTTCACCCCTAAAACATCGTGGCTATGTAATTTTAGCTATTCAACACAAGAAAAATCAAGCTTTAGAAAAGACACTCACATTACGCCGCCTAGAACCAGTTTTTTCTTGGGGTGTGAGGGAGGGTTAATTTCTCCGGTTTGATGAGTTCGGGTGTAAAATATCTAGTATTAGAGTTAAGTTAGTAATTTGGATTGTTGCAAAACTTTAAGTGTGTAATTTAGACTATTCTTAATAGATAATAGTTAATAAGATAGCGTATGTTTTTCTTGTAGTGGACTTTATAATTAAACTAAATTATATAGTTAACGCATTGTTCAGAAGTTTTGCAATTTTCATTTCATATCAGATCATATATTCTATATTTTACCACCTGGTGATGTTGCTTTTTACTCCATTGtttcgctttgacttttttcaatcaaactttttaggtttgaccaagtttataaaaaaattagcaacatttacAATACCAAATAAGTTTCGTTAAATGtgatattgaatatattttgataatatgtttgttttgtattaaaagTATTGCTATATTGCTCTATAACTTAGCCAAatttaaaaatcaaaatcaacttaTAATTTGTGCCCCATAAGATGATGTTTTGTGCTATGGAATTAGTGGAGGACCAAGAGAAACCTTGCTTAATTTGTTTTTCAGTTGTCCTTTCAGTAAGAGGTGTGCTGAGAGCGTTTGGGTATCAGGTGGAATACTAATTAGAAATTTGCCAAATGGTGGTGTTGGCTAGAAACCATTTAAGGATAAAAAGTTTCTTGGAGATTATGCGCTTTGCTTGTTGGCACATTTGGAAGCAGTGAAATGGCCATGATTTTGACAACATTCAACCATATTTTTAATAGGTGGTTTGTTGCTTTTAAGAATGAAATTCTTCTACATGTTTGAAAAATGAGGGATACTCTTAGCACTTCCATTCTTAGCTAGTTACAAGGTTTGTAATTTTTGAggactttgtttttctttttttgttctttcTCTGTGCATATCTTTCTGCTCTTAATATATAACTACTGAATAAAGCCCTGGTAgtattttcaattaaaaaaaaggaacataATAGTGAACTAATTGCATGCATGGTTTGATACTTTGATGCAGTCAGTGAACATAATTTTGAAAGCGAGGCTCTGACCTAAAGAAGCCATCGAACCAAATTTTgtagaatagaaaaaaaattggtagaaATTAAAAGGGGGAACAAAATATGTGTGGTGGAATTAAACAAACTGTGAACCCCCGAGACCTTGCATATGTACAGGGAATAGTTAATGAACCAGTCATGGACACATTAATTACTTACGCCAACATGGACACAACCACAACAACGTTTATGCATCGTGCAGCATGGTTGTGCCATTATATTACGAGCTCCTCCCGTATATTCCCGTTGGTAGTGTGGCATAAATATGTGCCACTCGAACTGCGTCGGAGTCTGTGATCTAGCTCGCGAGACCTGTACATAAATACACGCACGACGCCAACATTGTCTCAGCCGGGAAGAGACCAAGAGTCCGATATGGGGAAGAAAGCGAAGGCGGccgccggctccggcgccggcaccAGCGCCGGGCGTGAAGAACCGATCGTTGTCGCGATTAAAATGGACAAGACGACGATCATCGTGTCGTCGGTGGTTGGTTCCCTGGGCGTGCTCAGCGCCATCCTGGGGTTCGCTGCCGAGGCGGCAAAGTTCACTGtaagcatgcatgcacgcactcATCttatcatctctctctctctctctctctctctctctctctctctcgcttcttGTTGTTCTTTTGTTGAACTGTGATGATGATCTTGTTTCTGAGTAGATCTTAATCATCAACGAACATAATGACATTTTGTTATGTGTCTTTGCAGGATTGTGCATCGTCGCTCGGGTTGGCGATCGCAGCGACCATCTTCCTGATGATGGCGCAGGTCACCGTTGCGGCCGTCGGCGGCTGCTGCGGGTGCTGCAAGTCCCGTGCCGTCCCGTCCGAGACCAAGCGGATCGTCGGCGTCGTGTGCGCCTCGATCTCATGGTGAGTTCATCACCATTCTCATCGATACGATATCATGAGCTCACGGCATTCATGCGCACGTACAACAAACGATAGATCATCGCAGACTAGCAGATTTTCTACACCTAGATATCATGGCACCCATTATTTACATAAGACACAAatagttatagaaaaaaattaaaaaaattagtaacatatCAATTGTGATGATATAAGTATATAGACAAACATGCAAGATTAAATTTGATCTACAACtagagaaataaaaataataaaatcagacaGTGAATAGTACCCGTATAGTgcagataaaatttgttatttttgtttcttcatatGTCAATCGAATTtagacttgcatgtttgtatatTGTCTTATATTATCAAAGTTCATCTTATcgaattttataaattttttatataactgTTTAAATTACATGCATGGCACCTAGGTGTAGAAAATACTTTCTCGTTATTTACACCCTCTCGCTACGTCTTCCGTgcagggtggcggcggtgatCGCGTTTGCGTTGTTCGTGGACGGATCaatcggcgcggcggtggcgtgcgtCGGCCTGGTCGGCGAGTtcgcgggcgcgggcgtgcTGGTCCTCGTCGCCACGGGCCTCGGGATCACCTCGTTTATCATGCTCCGTATGCATCCgcaggccggcgaggcggcggcagacCGGGCGGCCCCGCGGGattacgacgacgacgaacccACGCCGATCGGGACGCCGATAGACATCCACGGATTCC
This window encodes:
- the LOC4338890 gene encoding protein VASCULATURE COMPLEXITY AND CONNECTIVITY, with amino-acid sequence MDKTVIVVSAVVGSLGLLSAILGFAAESTKITISDVRVSGDECLYPQNPSLRLGLCAAVLLLLAQVTVSAIGGCGCCCGNGKPRGIPSSKTNRVVGIVFAVASWIAAVIAVVLFVEGAAWNANVARDTAPVCYFLKDGVFAAAAVLALAATALGVASYVMLRRQLPDDDDDAPAGAVASWRQPLLHSGIAMGHPQFPPHPQWHSQV
- the LOC107277260 gene encoding uncharacterized protein, yielding MGKKAKAAAGSGAGTSAGREEPIVVAIKMDKTTIIVSSVVGSLGVLSAILGFAAEAAKFTDCASSLGLAIAATIFLMMAQVTVAAVGGCCGCCKSRAVPSETKRIVGVVCASISWVAAVIAFALFVDGSIGAAVACVGLVGEFAGAGVLVLVATGLGITSFIMLRMHPQAGEAAADRAAPRDYDDDEPTPIGTPIDIHGFRPPMPPNPQVPEPLPNYPPPPYSPAPAPAPAPAEGNGNQLAPDQQLAPHPQGHAQV